In Hallerella succinigenes, the following are encoded in one genomic region:
- a CDS encoding glycoside hydrolase family 5 protein, whose amino-acid sequence MKKTMKAVTALCAFALASSAFATIQPTRVGPVSQYGALQTGTNAAGEGRIYGSVDGVVDGKEVQVRGMSLTWSQYWPYGSSFYGHSFIDTLVGSWNVELIRSAMGIVPPWGHGSYMTRPEYFESQMDTVVQAAIANDVYVLIDWHSEGGYFNCIHPNEKPKYEFNDNKTCFSAADAAAFFGRMAERYGKYPHVIFEIYNEPVSESWDDLKAYADSVLTEIRKYSNNLVVIGTPTWSSMAGEAISNPVQDKNVAYTYHFYANLHQTASHIASSNTAMANGLSIFVTEWGGIDDIFTNASYKTQLESFLSWVNEKKLSTAKWDVEKPYLEDNDVDNYIKANILPPKTTYTKNVNWETSITDNLPGSVTYGTSSAISGTWSATSDIDDYGDEQGEKGNSTFTNNSTATTVKMDNMILDTVGTGFDYAPYIRAEYTFGAGVDLSNCKMVSYKYKGANHQFTLYYDWNASVDYFGVGVWDYPFVEMPYAPEWETVHVDLGWMTSNGWQTGIPTVPVLEAATAFRFVVTNDFFDTSLWIEDLKCEEEVSGYSPVEIDTTTALPKIATKASPLNVSVQGKNIAVSGIENGSLYMLSNMLGQVMASGRTNGSSLNLNVANSGKYILRIGSKQAAISIR is encoded by the coding sequence ATGAAAAAGACGATGAAGGCTGTAACAGCCCTTTGCGCATTCGCACTCGCAAGCAGTGCCTTTGCAACGATTCAACCGACTCGTGTCGGACCTGTGAGCCAGTACGGCGCACTGCAAACCGGCACAAACGCCGCTGGCGAAGGCCGTATCTACGGTTCCGTCGATGGCGTCGTGGACGGTAAAGAAGTTCAGGTCCGCGGCATGAGCCTTACCTGGAGCCAGTATTGGCCGTACGGTTCGAGTTTCTATGGGCATTCCTTTATCGACACTCTCGTCGGATCCTGGAACGTAGAACTCATTCGTTCTGCGATGGGCATTGTCCCGCCTTGGGGCCACGGCAGTTATATGACCCGCCCGGAATATTTTGAATCTCAAATGGATACGGTCGTGCAGGCTGCAATTGCAAACGATGTTTACGTTTTAATCGACTGGCACAGTGAAGGCGGCTACTTCAACTGCATTCACCCAAACGAAAAGCCGAAGTATGAATTCAACGACAACAAGACCTGCTTCAGTGCAGCCGACGCAGCCGCATTCTTCGGCCGTATGGCAGAACGCTACGGCAAATATCCGCATGTGATTTTTGAAATCTACAACGAACCGGTCAGCGAAAGCTGGGACGATCTCAAGGCTTATGCCGACAGTGTCCTCACCGAAATTCGTAAATACTCAAACAACCTTGTCGTCATCGGAACGCCGACCTGGTCTTCGATGGCAGGCGAAGCGATTTCAAATCCGGTCCAAGATAAAAATGTCGCCTACACCTATCACTTCTACGCAAACCTGCACCAGACCGCAAGCCACATTGCAAGTTCAAACACCGCCATGGCAAACGGTTTGAGCATCTTCGTCACGGAATGGGGCGGCATCGACGACATTTTCACGAACGCTTCTTACAAGACTCAGCTCGAAAGTTTCCTTTCTTGGGTCAACGAGAAAAAACTTTCGACCGCCAAGTGGGATGTAGAAAAACCTTATCTCGAAGACAACGACGTCGACAACTACATCAAGGCAAATATTCTTCCGCCCAAAACGACATACACCAAGAACGTGAACTGGGAAACATCCATTACCGACAACCTGCCCGGCTCCGTCACCTACGGCACTTCTAGTGCTATTTCGGGAACTTGGAGCGCCACTAGCGACATTGACGACTACGGCGACGAACAAGGCGAAAAGGGCAACTCCACATTCACTAACAATTCCACCGCGACCACGGTCAAAATGGACAACATGATTCTCGACACGGTCGGCACAGGCTTTGATTATGCGCCCTACATTCGTGCGGAATACACCTTCGGCGCAGGCGTCGATCTTTCGAACTGCAAGATGGTGAGTTACAAGTACAAAGGCGCAAACCACCAATTCACCCTTTACTACGACTGGAACGCAAGCGTTGATTACTTCGGCGTAGGAGTTTGGGACTATCCATTCGTCGAAATGCCGTACGCTCCGGAATGGGAAACCGTTCACGTCGATCTCGGCTGGATGACAAGCAACGGTTGGCAGACAGGCATTCCGACAGTTCCGGTTTTGGAAGCCGCTACCGCATTCCGCTTTGTGGTCACGAACGACTTCTTTGACACTTCACTCTGGATTGAAGACCTGAAGTGCGAAGAAGAAGTTTCGGGTTACAGCCCGGTCGAAATCGATACGACGACCGCACTCCCGAAAATCGCCACCAAGGCTTCCCCGCTGAACGTTTCCGTACAGGGCAAGAACATCGCCGTGAGCGGGATTGAAAACGGCAGTCTGTACATGCTCTCGAACATGCTCGGACAAGTTATGGCAAGTGGCCGCACAAACGGTTCAAGCCTGAACCTGAACGTCGCAAACTCCGGCAAGTATATTCTTCGCATCGGAAGCAAGCAGGCCGCGATTTCGATCCGTTAA
- a CDS encoding carboxypeptidase-like regulatory domain-containing protein, translating into MKLLSRIFALLFFTVCAAVFSNCSSDSVANGTGSNAGETELAGVITVTNPSGHPLARAAARVWVLHKDTIQLAFEDTLNESGTLEFKSTIRAEDKSSIQLIETHSGDSLSVMRWVDLGKKPSQTLAAVASASLKGTITHNGEAVKGATIRILDKSTETDASGNFTFEGLPSGVHYAFVEGNFGKFSYQMETDLEEYATTNNIDIAESIFTVVEDFENWKSRQTLLGKSFGQGWWFICTDSLQGGGSHVQDGISSPNILVTGDSAKDGSSLHLIFDLDEETPGHYGVAGFTIGDDFDEDEMFSFYDLRSATAISFDAKGSGELFLQITKRSDEGKREYHKTWPVTLTDEWQHFTFTAEDFDTELAAVNSLNFMVESDAEIYLDNVRFDGISPSMWPSLGMRF; encoded by the coding sequence ATGAAGCTTCTTTCGCGGATTTTCGCACTCCTCTTTTTCACCGTTTGCGCAGCCGTTTTCAGCAACTGCAGCAGCGATTCCGTGGCAAACGGAACAGGCAGCAACGCTGGCGAAACGGAACTCGCCGGCGTCATCACGGTCACAAATCCTAGCGGCCATCCTCTTGCCCGTGCCGCGGCCCGCGTCTGGGTCTTGCACAAAGACACCATCCAGCTCGCGTTTGAAGATACTTTAAATGAGTCCGGGACTTTGGAATTCAAGTCCACGATCCGCGCCGAAGACAAGTCTTCCATTCAGCTGATCGAAACTCATTCCGGAGACTCTCTTTCGGTGATGCGCTGGGTGGATCTCGGCAAAAAACCGTCGCAAACACTCGCTGCGGTCGCCAGCGCGTCACTGAAAGGAACCATTACCCATAACGGCGAAGCCGTGAAAGGTGCCACAATCCGCATCCTCGACAAATCCACCGAAACTGACGCAAGCGGCAACTTCACCTTTGAAGGTTTGCCAAGCGGTGTCCATTACGCATTCGTCGAAGGCAACTTTGGAAAGTTCTCTTACCAGATGGAAACGGATCTTGAAGAATATGCAACGACAAACAACATCGACATTGCCGAAAGCATCTTTACTGTCGTCGAAGACTTTGAAAACTGGAAATCCCGCCAGACGCTCCTCGGCAAAAGCTTTGGACAGGGCTGGTGGTTTATTTGCACCGATTCGCTACAAGGCGGCGGAAGCCACGTTCAAGACGGCATCTCCAGCCCGAACATTCTCGTCACGGGAGACAGCGCAAAAGACGGCAGCAGTCTGCATTTGATTTTTGATTTGGACGAAGAAACTCCGGGGCATTACGGCGTCGCAGGCTTCACCATCGGCGACGATTTTGACGAAGACGAAATGTTCTCCTTCTACGATTTGAGAAGCGCCACCGCGATTTCATTTGACGCCAAAGGCTCGGGTGAACTTTTCTTGCAAATCACCAAGCGCAGCGATGAAGGCAAACGGGAATATCACAAGACATGGCCCGTCACGCTCACCGACGAATGGCAGCACTTTACCTTTACCGCCGAAGATTTCGACACAGAACTCGCCGCGGTGAACTCTTTGAATTTTATGGTCGAAAGCGATGCGGAAATCTATTTGGACAATGTTCGTTTTGATGGAATTTCGCCAAGCATGTGGCCAAGCTTAGGCATGCGATTCTAA
- a CDS encoding TIGR02147 family protein: MYFDYREYIHAILEALQSEGASMRSIQEAAGVPGSAFFSRILDGTRPLSSANAKVLAKAWNLRGEEADYFLGLVQFGNEKNVDKREHLLRKLLAARASKQEYALQDSALQFFSKWYYPVLRDLLPLVPARTSAEKIGRFFTPPLRAPQIKSGIRYLTEAGFIVCDKNGKFSVTSPVVSTPPRVRSTMLRKYHLKNLEINSEVYDSFTSDERSITSVTCSLSKEGFEKVRTEITALREKILAIAQEESNPDRVCHVGFQLVPRAQIPAKEKKA, from the coding sequence ATGTATTTCGATTATCGCGAGTACATCCACGCGATTTTGGAAGCATTGCAATCCGAAGGCGCTTCAATGCGATCCATTCAGGAAGCCGCAGGCGTTCCGGGTTCTGCATTCTTTTCTCGAATTTTGGACGGAACCCGTCCTCTTTCCAGTGCTAACGCCAAAGTTCTTGCCAAGGCTTGGAATTTGCGCGGCGAGGAAGCGGATTATTTTTTGGGACTCGTTCAATTTGGAAACGAAAAAAACGTGGACAAGCGGGAGCATTTGTTGAGAAAGCTGCTCGCCGCCCGTGCGAGCAAGCAGGAGTACGCTTTGCAGGATTCCGCGCTCCAGTTCTTTTCAAAATGGTACTATCCCGTTCTGCGAGATCTTCTTCCGCTCGTTCCGGCAAGGACATCTGCGGAAAAGATCGGCAGATTCTTCACTCCGCCTCTTCGCGCACCCCAAATCAAGAGCGGCATTCGTTATTTGACCGAAGCTGGTTTTATCGTCTGCGACAAGAACGGCAAATTCTCGGTCACAAGTCCTGTCGTTTCAACGCCGCCACGCGTGCGTTCCACAATGCTTCGCAAGTACCATTTGAAGAATCTGGAAATCAACAGCGAAGTCTACGACAGTTTTACAAGCGACGAACGCAGCATCACAAGCGTTACTTGTAGTCTTTCGAAGGAAGGCTTCGAAAAAGTGCGCACCGAAATCACTGCGCTCCGCGAAAAAATTTTAGCAATCGCTCAAGAAGAGTCGAATCCTGACCGCGTATGCCATGTCGGATTCCAACTGGTTCCGCGTGCTCAAATACCCGCAAAGGAGAAAAAAGCATGA
- a CDS encoding pyridoxal phosphate-dependent aminotransferase, giving the protein MRELSSRTSKFTESVIRQMTRIANECDAINLSQGFPDFDPPKAILDRLAEVAYTGPHQYQVCAGAKAFRDAVAKKFEHFSGMKIEPESEIVVTCGSTEAMMASLTSVINPGDKVVIFSPFYENYGADTILSGAEPIYVPLVPPDFCFDKEALENAFKQGAKAMILCNPSNPCGKVFTREELEFIAELAIQYDAYVVTDEVYEHIVYAPHKHIYLNTLPGMRERTIVCNSLSKTYSITGWRLGYVIACPRIIDRVKKVHDFLTVGASAPLQIAAVTGLEFDDDYYKELQEHYTHMKEIFVGGLRKLGYRLTEPQGSYFVMVDVNEFGVKDDYKFCEWMIKNVGVAAVPGSSFFREKVDNLVRFHFAKKDETLKEALKRLSTLREKALAAKNVDWK; this is encoded by the coding sequence ATGCGAGAACTCAGCTCAAGAACTTCTAAATTTACCGAATCCGTAATCCGTCAAATGACGCGAATTGCGAATGAATGCGACGCAATCAATCTTTCCCAGGGCTTCCCGGATTTTGATCCGCCCAAAGCGATTCTGGACCGCCTGGCGGAAGTCGCTTATACGGGACCGCACCAGTATCAAGTTTGCGCAGGAGCGAAGGCGTTCCGCGATGCCGTAGCGAAAAAGTTCGAGCATTTTTCGGGAATGAAGATCGAACCAGAAAGTGAAATTGTCGTCACCTGCGGAAGCACCGAAGCGATGATGGCTTCGCTGACGAGCGTTATCAATCCGGGCGATAAGGTGGTGATCTTTTCTCCGTTCTATGAAAACTACGGGGCGGATACAATCCTTTCGGGCGCAGAACCGATTTATGTGCCGCTTGTTCCGCCGGATTTCTGCTTTGATAAAGAAGCTTTGGAAAACGCTTTTAAACAAGGCGCGAAGGCGATGATCCTTTGCAATCCTTCGAATCCTTGCGGTAAAGTCTTTACGCGGGAAGAACTGGAATTCATTGCGGAACTTGCGATTCAGTATGACGCCTACGTGGTGACGGATGAAGTCTACGAGCATATTGTCTATGCGCCGCACAAGCATATCTATTTAAATACGCTTCCTGGAATGCGCGAACGCACGATCGTTTGCAATTCGCTTTCCAAAACGTATTCGATCACGGGCTGGCGTTTGGGCTATGTGATCGCTTGCCCGCGAATCATTGACCGTGTGAAAAAGGTGCATGACTTTTTGACCGTCGGGGCTTCGGCGCCTTTGCAGATCGCGGCGGTGACGGGCCTTGAATTCGACGACGACTATTATAAGGAACTGCAAGAGCATTACACGCACATGAAAGAAATTTTTGTGGGCGGCCTTCGAAAGCTGGGCTACCGTTTGACGGAACCGCAGGGCTCTTATTTTGTGATGGTCGATGTGAACGAGTTCGGGGTGAAGGACGATTACAAGTTCTGCGAATGGATGATCAAGAATGTGGGCGTCGCGGCGGTTCCGGGTTCGAGCTTCTTCCGGGAAAAAGTTGACAATCTTGTAAGATTTCATTTTGCAAAGAAAGACGAAACTTTAAAGGAAGCTTTAAAACGCCTTTCGACCCTCCGTGAAAAAGCCTTGGCCGCAAAAAATGTGGATTGGAAGTAG
- a CDS encoding diaminopimelate dehydrogenase, which translates to MTKIGIIGYGNLGRGVESAVKYAPDMELVAVFTRRDPATVKIQTAGVPVVNVNDAASWKDKIDVMILCGGSATDLPKQTPEFAKLFNVVDSFDTHANIPQHFAAVDAAAKAAGKVSMISVGWDPGLFSLNRVYADSILPDGKTYTFWGKGVSQGHSDAVRRIAGVKNAKQYTIPVDAALEAVRSGSNPELSTRQKHTREVFVVAAEGADKAKIENEIKTMPNYFSDYDTTVHFIDEEEFAKNHSGMAHGGFVIRSGKTGWDKEFTNVIEYSLKLGSNPAFTTSVLVAYARALARMYKEGARGCKTVLDVPPAYLSEKSDEELRKDLL; encoded by the coding sequence ATGACAAAAATCGGCATTATCGGTTATGGTAACCTCGGCCGCGGCGTGGAAAGCGCTGTGAAGTATGCACCGGATATGGAGCTCGTCGCTGTGTTCACTCGTCGCGACCCAGCGACTGTGAAAATTCAGACGGCTGGCGTTCCGGTTGTGAACGTAAACGATGCGGCCTCTTGGAAGGACAAAATCGACGTGATGATCCTTTGCGGAGGTAGCGCAACGGACTTGCCGAAGCAGACCCCGGAATTTGCAAAGCTCTTCAACGTGGTCGATTCCTTCGACACCCATGCAAATATTCCGCAGCATTTTGCCGCGGTTGATGCCGCTGCCAAGGCTGCCGGTAAGGTTTCGATGATTTCCGTGGGTTGGGATCCGGGTCTTTTCTCTTTGAACCGTGTCTATGCGGATTCCATTCTCCCGGATGGGAAGACTTACACGTTCTGGGGCAAGGGCGTTTCCCAGGGTCATTCGGACGCCGTCCGTCGTATCGCTGGCGTGAAGAACGCAAAGCAGTACACGATTCCGGTGGACGCGGCTCTCGAAGCGGTCCGCAGCGGTTCGAATCCAGAACTTTCTACCCGTCAGAAGCACACGCGCGAAGTTTTTGTCGTGGCAGCTGAAGGTGCGGACAAGGCAAAAATCGAAAACGAAATCAAAACGATGCCGAACTACTTCTCGGATTACGACACCACGGTGCACTTCATTGACGAAGAAGAATTTGCGAAGAATCACTCCGGCATGGCTCACGGCGGTTTCGTGATCCGTTCTGGAAAGACCGGTTGGGACAAGGAATTCACGAACGTAATTGAATACAGCTTGAAGCTCGGTTCGAACCCAGCCTTTACCACGAGTGTTCTCGTTGCCTATGCACGTGCTCTTGCCCGCATGTACAAGGAAGGCGCTCGCGGCTGCAAGACGGTTCTCGATGTTCCGCCGGCATACCTCTCCGAAAAGAGCGACGAAGAACTCCGCAAGGACCTTCTCTAA
- a CDS encoding IS5 family transposase, with the protein MYRPPKSHAQTSLFCSLEEQLNHKHSLYVLANKIDWNKFETEFSKRFDDKMGAPNKPIRLMTGLIILKHIRNVSDESVVEQFQENAYYQYFCGERFFSTEQPCDPSELVHFRHMIGEAGMDMILKESILVNDDHDKQGPTGCGTVFLDTTVQEKNITFPTDAKLANKIIEQVQRIVEEHDLPQRQSYKRTLKKVHRDQRFRNHPKNGKKAHKADRRLKTIAGRLVRELERNLASKNLLNTYKEKIELFKKVLAQKKCDKDKVYSLHEPEVKCIGKGKEHKKYEFGNKVSIARSYSGIIVGAVSFRDEYDGHTIDDTLDHVEQMLGFRPSQAACDRGYRGQKESGTTKIVIPDVPKKNATYYQKEKAHKLFCKRAGIEPINGHLKSDHRMGRNFYKGIFGDMLNAKLAAAAFNFKRAMRRFFVLLEWLYCCFLCREGVNKNGEPPYPALAK; encoded by the coding sequence ATGTACAGACCGCCAAAATCCCACGCACAGACAAGCCTTTTCTGTTCCCTTGAGGAGCAGTTGAACCACAAGCATTCCCTCTACGTTCTCGCGAACAAGATTGACTGGAACAAGTTCGAGACCGAGTTTTCGAAACGGTTTGACGACAAAATGGGTGCGCCGAACAAGCCGATCCGTCTCATGACCGGGCTCATCATCCTGAAGCACATCCGCAACGTATCGGACGAGTCCGTCGTGGAGCAGTTTCAGGAAAACGCCTATTACCAGTATTTTTGCGGAGAACGGTTCTTCTCGACGGAGCAACCCTGCGACCCGAGCGAACTTGTTCACTTCCGGCACATGATTGGCGAAGCGGGCATGGACATGATCCTCAAGGAAAGTATCCTCGTCAACGATGACCACGATAAACAAGGACCGACAGGATGCGGCACGGTCTTTCTTGACACGACCGTGCAGGAAAAGAACATCACGTTCCCTACAGACGCCAAACTTGCGAACAAGATAATAGAACAGGTACAGAGGATCGTGGAAGAGCATGATCTTCCGCAAAGACAGTCCTACAAGAGAACCTTGAAGAAGGTCCATCGTGACCAGCGTTTCCGCAATCACCCGAAGAACGGCAAGAAGGCTCACAAGGCAGATCGCAGGCTGAAGACAATCGCGGGACGGCTCGTCCGTGAATTAGAGCGAAATCTCGCCAGCAAGAACTTGTTGAACACGTACAAAGAAAAAATCGAGCTTTTCAAAAAAGTTCTGGCACAGAAGAAATGCGACAAGGACAAGGTCTATTCGCTTCACGAACCCGAAGTAAAATGCATCGGCAAGGGCAAGGAACACAAGAAATACGAGTTCGGCAACAAGGTGTCAATCGCCCGGAGCTACAGCGGCATCATTGTCGGCGCGGTCTCGTTCCGGGACGAGTATGACGGACATACGATAGACGATACGCTTGACCATGTTGAACAAATGCTTGGATTCAGGCCGAGCCAGGCCGCATGCGACCGAGGCTACCGCGGACAAAAGGAATCCGGAACGACAAAGATCGTGATACCGGACGTCCCGAAGAAAAACGCGACTTACTACCAGAAGGAAAAGGCTCACAAGCTTTTTTGCAAGAGGGCAGGCATCGAGCCTATCAACGGCCACCTGAAAAGCGACCACCGTATGGGTAGAAATTTCTACAAGGGAATCTTTGGCGACATGCTCAATGCAAAGCTTGCAGCAGCGGCGTTCAACTTCAAGAGGGCCATGAGGCGCTTTTTTGTCCTGTTGGAATGGCTATACTGTTGCTTCCTTTGCCGGGAAGGGGTGAATAAAAACGGCGAACCTCCTTATCCTGCGCTCGCGAAGTGA